CGCCCGACGCACACAAATCGATGGCCTCACATACGTCCTCGACGTCAAGTAGCTGATAGCGATTGTTCCCCGATCCAAGAACCGGGAAGTTCCTTCCTTCGTAAGCCCAGTCATAAAGCAACTCGAACGCACCTAGACGCTCGGGCCCGACGAAGCTCTTTGGACGAAGAATCGGCACGCACAGGCCCTTCAGCCGAAACTCCTCGCAGAGTTTCTCGGCTTGAATCTTCGATTCTCCATACGGTCCCACACCTCGAAGGCGATCATCCTCGCGTATCGGATGATGGTCGGGGATGCCGTAGACAGCAGTCGAGGAAATGTGAATAAACCGCGACACGCGATTTTGAAGAGCGCTCTCGAGCACCGCACGGGTTCCAGCAATGTTGGTTGATAATATTTCGTCTCTTGAGCACAGCGGCAGCGCCGCCGCGCAATGAACCACGATATCGATATGATCCATCGCGCGGCTTACCGCACCGGGATCACGAATGTCCCCGAGGATCGCATCAATCGCAGTTTTTTCAGGATAGTCGAAAGACGCGATGTCGAGAGAACGCACCGAGTGATGGCGAGACAACAGGTAACGACAGAGATTGATACCGAGAAACCCGGCGCCACCGGTGATAAGAAATAGTTTACTCACAAGGGAGGTATCGCGAAGAAGCAAGGAGCATGATGGTGGACGGCGATGACGGATCTAAGCTCCGTTGGCGCTGAGTAACTTCGGGCGAATCGTCAACACCATGCAAGGCGCCTCTCGCACTACTTTCTCAGCGACACTCCCCATGAAGAAGTGCGACAGACCACTGCGGCCGTGCGTGCACATAACGATCATTTGCGCACCAATCTGTTGCGCCACGAGGTTTATTGTCTCAGCCGGGTCACCGACCTTTACTATGATCTCTGAGGCAACGTCAGCCAGATTTTCCGAAGCGAGTTTCTGAAGTTCGCGGCGGACGGAGGGTTCGTCGGTCGCATAGACTTCGCGATAACCTGGAAGGTCCGGAATCACCGATTTCGATGGAGTTACGTGAAGGAGGAAAACGCGGCCTTTGCTATCTAACGCCAGTCTTCTCGCCATCTCAAGCGCGACGCTCGAATTCGGATCGTTAAACTGAATCGGAGCGAGAATCGTTGGATAATTCGATGCCATCATTTCTCCGTCTCGCAGCACGCCGCATCAGTGCGAGCAACGCAATTGCGTGAC
This is a stretch of genomic DNA from Candidatus Binataceae bacterium. It encodes these proteins:
- a CDS encoding NAD(P)-dependent oxidoreductase, which translates into the protein MSKLFLITGGAGFLGINLCRYLLSRHHSVRSLDIASFDYPEKTAIDAILGDIRDPGAVSRAMDHIDIVVHCAAALPLCSRDEILSTNIAGTRAVLESALQNRVSRFIHISSTAVYGIPDHHPIREDDRLRGVGPYGESKIQAEKLCEEFRLKGLCVPILRPKSFVGPERLGAFELLYDWAYEGRNFPVLGSGNNRYQLLDVEDVCEAIDLCASGEPGLVNDTFNVAAQEFGSMRNNFQAVLDRAGHGKRVITLPARPAIVILKVLELLHLSPFYKWIYETAAQESFVSIDRIQNKLGFVPKYSNRDALIRNYDWYVAHRDRIHRTPGTSHRVAWRRGALHLAKHLF
- a CDS encoding universal stress protein, with product MASNYPTILAPIQFNDPNSSVALEMARRLALDSKGRVFLLHVTPSKSVIPDLPGYREVYATDEPSVRRELQKLASENLADVASEIIVKVGDPAETINLVAQQIGAQMIVMCTHGRSGLSHFFMGSVAEKVVREAPCMVLTIRPKLLSANGA